The Desulfovibrio aminophilus genome segment CGCGTGGATCGGGGCGTGGGCAACCCATGCCCCCTGCTGCTCATCGGCCTTCCGGCCGGAATCGTGACCTTCTGATCGGCGCTACCGGCCGACCGCTCCGGCGCGGGAATGGTTGGCGTAGGTTTCCCAGGTCGGCGCGTAGTCCTCGTCGGCCTGATTGCCCCAGCACGCCCACCCCGGCCGCAGGCCCCGGGCGAAAAGCTCCAGGTAGGGACCGGGCGAACAGGCCTCGATGAGCGGGTACTGCTCGTCGGGCTTGCGGCTGTGCTCCCGCTTGCGCGTGGCCAGGAAGTTCACCTGGGTCCGGCCCGGCTGCAAGGTGCGGGCGTTCCTGCCCTTGATCCCGAAAAGGATGAGTTCGGTCACGTTGCGGAAATAGAACCCCACTCCCCGGCCATCCGAACCGCCATCCTTGCGGACCTTGTGCCAGACCAGATTGGACTTGTAGGTGAAGCCCCAGGCGCTCATCACGGCCAGCCCTTCCGGCAGCAGGGCGTTGGGCACCCAAAGATAGAGATGGGCCGTGTCCCTGGTCAGGTCCGCGACCGGCAGTTCCATGATCCGGTCCAGGGAAAGCGTGCCGTAGCGCGACAGCCTGCGGTGTTCGGGGGCCATCTTTCCGGTGCGGTTCTGGAACTGCCACGGCGGATCCGCGAGAATCGTGGCGTATTTCCCGCCGTCCGCGAAAGAAAGCAAATCGTCGCGAATATCCATCGCCCGCCTCGTATTAGGGGTTCGTCGCATCCGGGGCGGCGCGCCGTCCGCCGAAACAACCGTCCGCCGCCGCGCCGCGCGGCCGCTTGGGCGCGATGTCGATGCGCTGGAGCACGGCCCGGAAATCGAGCCCGTTTTCGGCCATCTCGCCCATGAGCGCGGCGACCACGGCCCAGTGCGAGGGGATCTCCCCGCTCCTGGAATAGTTGGACAGCGAGCAGGGGTTCA includes the following:
- a CDS encoding MT-A70 family methyltransferase → MDIRDDLLSFADGGKYATILADPPWQFQNRTGKMAPEHRRLSRYGTLSLDRIMELPVADLTRDTAHLYLWVPNALLPEGLAVMSAWGFTYKSNLVWHKVRKDGGSDGRGVGFYFRNVTELILFGIKGRNARTLQPGRTQVNFLATRKREHSRKPDEQYPLIEACSPGPYLELFARGLRPGWACWGNQADEDYAPTWETYANHSRAGAVGR